A genome region from Pseudomonas sp. S06B 330 includes the following:
- the catA gene encoding catechol 1,2-dioxygenase: protein MTVKIAHTADIQKFFEEVSGLNNDLGSLRMKRVTNRIVNDVARIIEDLQITPDEFWKAVDYLNRLGSRQEAGLLVAGLGVEHYLDLQLDAQDAEAGISGGTPRTIEGPLYVAGAPMAEGEVRMDDGVDPGTVMFLQGRVLDEQGQPVAGAVVDLWHANTQGTYSYFDSTQSDYNLRRRIVTDAEGRYRARSIVPSGYGCPADGPTQELLNQLGRHGNRPAHIHFFISAPGYRHLTTQINLAGDEYLWDDFAYATRDGLIGELRFVEDAAAADARGIEGRFAEMDFDFQLLSAPKPASEARSQRPRALQDA, encoded by the coding sequence ATGACCGTGAAAATTGCTCACACTGCCGATATCCAGAAATTCTTCGAAGAAGTCAGCGGCCTTAACAACGACCTGGGCAGCCTGCGCATGAAGCGGGTGACCAACCGCATCGTCAACGATGTGGCGCGCATCATCGAGGACCTGCAAATCACCCCGGATGAGTTCTGGAAGGCAGTGGATTACCTGAACCGTCTGGGCAGTCGCCAGGAAGCAGGCCTGCTGGTGGCAGGGCTTGGTGTTGAACACTACCTGGACCTGCAACTGGATGCTCAGGATGCCGAAGCCGGTATCAGCGGTGGCACCCCGCGGACCATCGAAGGGCCGCTGTATGTGGCGGGTGCACCGATGGCCGAAGGCGAAGTGCGGATGGACGATGGGGTTGATCCGGGCACGGTGATGTTTCTTCAGGGGCGCGTGCTGGATGAGCAGGGCCAGCCGGTGGCCGGTGCGGTGGTGGACCTGTGGCATGCCAACACCCAGGGTACTTACTCGTATTTCGACAGCACCCAGTCGGACTACAACCTGCGTCGACGCATTGTTACCGATGCCGAGGGCCGCTACCGAGCGCGCAGCATCGTCCCCTCGGGTTACGGTTGCCCAGCAGACGGGCCGACCCAGGAACTGCTCAATCAGCTTGGCCGCCATGGCAATCGCCCGGCGCATATCCACTTCTTCATCTCGGCTCCGGGTTACCGGCACCTGACCACCCAGATCAACCTGGCGGGTGATGAGTATCTGTGGGACGACTTCGCCTACGCCACCCGTGATGGCCTGATTGGCGAGCTGCGTTTTGTCGAGGATGCGGCAGCCGCCGATGCGCGCGGTATAGAAGGGCGATTTGCCGAGATGGATTTTGACTTCCAGCTGCTCAGTGCGCCCAAGCCTGCCAGTGAAGCGCGCAGCCAGCGGCCGCGGGCGTTGCAGGACGCTTGA
- the benB gene encoding benzoate 1,2-dioxygenase small subunit: MSISFEHVRDFLYEEARYLDDSQWDNWLECYAADATFWMPAWDDNDQLTEDPQREISLIWYGNRGGLEDRVFRIKTERSSATMPDTRTSHNISNIELLEQGEGLCKVRFNWHTLSFRYKTVDSHFGTSFYTLDVRGERPLIKAKKVVLKNDYVRQVIDVYHI; this comes from the coding sequence ATGAGCATCTCCTTCGAGCACGTGCGCGACTTTCTCTACGAAGAGGCGCGCTACCTGGACGACAGCCAGTGGGATAACTGGCTGGAGTGCTACGCCGCCGACGCCACCTTCTGGATGCCGGCCTGGGATGACAACGACCAGCTCACCGAAGACCCGCAACGGGAAATTTCGCTGATCTGGTACGGCAACCGCGGCGGCCTGGAAGACCGGGTGTTCCGGATCAAGACCGAACGCTCAAGCGCGACCATGCCCGACACGCGGACCTCGCACAACATCAGCAACATTGAACTGCTGGAGCAGGGCGAAGGCTTGTGCAAGGTGCGCTTCAACTGGCACACCCTGAGCTTTCGCTACAAGACCGTGGACAGTCACTTCGGCACCAGTTTCTACACCCTTGATGTGCGCGGCGAGCGGCCGCTGATCAAGGCCAAGAAGGTGGTGCTCAAGAACGACTACGTGCGTCAGGTCATCGACGTTTATCACATCTGA
- the catC gene encoding muconolactone Delta-isomerase — MLFHVKMTVNLPLDMDPALATRLKADEKELAQRLQREGSWRHLWRIAGHYANYSVFDLPSIEALHDTLMQLPLFPYMAIEINGLCRHPSSIHSDDR; from the coding sequence ATGTTGTTCCACGTGAAAATGACCGTGAACTTGCCGCTGGACATGGACCCGGCCCTCGCTACCCGGCTCAAGGCTGACGAAAAAGAACTGGCTCAACGCCTGCAGCGCGAAGGCAGCTGGCGCCACCTGTGGCGAATTGCGGGCCACTACGCCAACTACAGCGTGTTCGACCTGCCCAGTATCGAGGCGCTGCACGACACCCTGATGCAGTTGCCGCTGTTCCCCTACATGGCCATCGAAATCAACGGCCTGTGCCGCCATCCGTCATCAATCCACAGCGACGACCGCTGA
- the benA gene encoding benzoate 1,2-dioxygenase large subunit, with translation MSLGFDYVNALLEEDQEKGVYRCKREMFTDPRLFDLEMKHIFEGNWLYLAHESQIPEKNDFLTTTMGRQPIFIARNKDGVLNAFLNACSHRGAMLCRHKSGNRSSYTCPFHGWTFNNSGKLLKVKDPVDAGYPASFNCEGSHDLTKVARFESYRGFLFGSLNPDVVPLVEHLGESAKIIDMIVDQSPEGLEVLRGSSSYIYEGNWKLTAENGADGYHVSAVHWNYAATQNQRKQREAGGEVKTMSAGGWAKSGGGFYSFDKGHLLLWTRWANPEDRPLFERRDELAADFGQARANWMIENSRNLCLYPNVYLMDQFSSQIRIARPIAVDKTEITIYCIAPKGESDEARSQRIRQYEDFFNVSGMATPDDLEEFRSCQMGYQGGRGWNDMSRGATHWVEGADAAAQEIDLHPQLSGVRTEDEGLFVLQHKYWQETMLKALAAEQELIPVEAVQ, from the coding sequence ATGTCCCTGGGATTCGATTACGTTAATGCCCTGCTTGAAGAAGATCAGGAGAAGGGCGTCTATCGCTGCAAGCGAGAGATGTTCACCGACCCCCGTCTGTTCGATCTTGAAATGAAACACATCTTCGAGGGCAACTGGCTGTACCTTGCCCACGAAAGCCAGATTCCTGAAAAGAACGACTTTCTCACCACCACCATGGGGCGCCAGCCGATTTTCATCGCGCGCAACAAGGATGGCGTGCTCAACGCCTTCCTCAATGCCTGCAGCCACCGCGGTGCGATGCTTTGCCGGCACAAGAGTGGAAACCGCTCGTCCTATACCTGCCCGTTCCACGGCTGGACCTTTAATAACTCCGGCAAGCTGCTCAAGGTCAAGGATCCGGTTGATGCCGGCTACCCGGCGAGCTTTAACTGCGAAGGCTCTCACGACTTGACCAAGGTCGCCCGCTTCGAGTCCTATCGCGGTTTCCTCTTCGGTAGCCTGAACCCGGACGTGGTGCCGTTGGTTGAGCATCTGGGCGAGTCGGCAAAGATCATCGACATGATCGTCGACCAGTCTCCGGAAGGTCTGGAAGTGCTGCGCGGCTCGTCCTCCTACATCTACGAGGGTAACTGGAAGCTGACCGCCGAGAATGGCGCCGATGGCTACCACGTCAGTGCCGTGCACTGGAATTACGCCGCCACCCAGAACCAGCGCAAACAGCGCGAGGCCGGTGGTGAAGTGAAAACCATGAGTGCTGGTGGCTGGGCCAAAAGCGGCGGTGGTTTCTACTCCTTCGACAAAGGTCACCTGTTGCTCTGGACCCGTTGGGCCAACCCCGAGGATCGCCCGCTGTTCGAGCGTCGCGATGAGCTGGCAGCCGATTTTGGCCAGGCGCGCGCCAACTGGATGATCGAGAACTCGCGCAACCTGTGCCTGTACCCGAACGTCTACCTGATGGACCAATTCAGCTCGCAGATCCGTATCGCTCGGCCAATCGCCGTGGACAAGACCGAGATCACCATCTATTGCATTGCGCCCAAAGGCGAGAGTGACGAGGCCCGGTCGCAACGTATCCGTCAGTACGAAGACTTCTTCAACGTCAGCGGCATGGCCACCCCGGATGACCTTGAAGAGTTCCGCTCCTGCCAGATGGGCTATCAGGGCGGGCGCGGTTGGAACGACATGTCCCGTGGCGCTACCCACTGGGTCGAAGGCGCTGATGCGGCTGCCCAGGAAATCGATCTGCATCCGCAACTGAGCGGCGTACGCACCGAAGACGAAGGCCTGTTTGTGCTGCAACACAAGTACTGGCAGGAAACCATGCTCAAGGCGCTCGCCGCCGAGCAGGAACTGATCCCAGTGGAGGCCGTGCAATGA
- the lpdA gene encoding dihydrolipoyl dehydrogenase, producing the protein MKTYDVVIIGGGPGGYNAAIRAGQLGLSVACVEGRATLGGTCLNVGCMPSKALLHASELYEAAVGSEFANLGIEVKPTLNLAQMMKQKDESVTGLTKGIEFLFRKNKVDWIKGWGQLAGPGRVNVSAEDGSVTKLQAKDIVIATGSEPTPLPGVTIDNKRIIDSTGALSLPNVPKHLVVIGAGVIGLELGSVWRRLGSQVTVIEYLDRICPGTDEETAKTLQRALAKQGISFKLGSKVTQATASAETVSLSLEPAAGGASESLEADYVLVAIGRRPYTQGLGLESVGLETDKRGMLSNEHHCTSVPGVWVIGDVTSGPMLAHKAEDEAVACIERIAGKPHEVNYNLIPGVIYTRPELASVGKTEEQLKAEGREYKVGKFPFTANSRAKINHETEGFAKVLADAKTDEVLGVHLVGPSVSEMIGEFCVAMEFSASAEDIALTCHPHPTRSEALRQAAMNVEGMAMQI; encoded by the coding sequence ATGAAAACCTATGATGTGGTGATCATCGGCGGTGGCCCCGGCGGCTATAACGCTGCTATTCGTGCCGGCCAGTTGGGCCTGAGCGTAGCTTGTGTGGAAGGCCGTGCAACCTTGGGCGGGACCTGTCTGAACGTCGGTTGCATGCCATCCAAGGCGCTCCTGCATGCCTCGGAACTTTATGAAGCAGCCGTCGGCAGCGAGTTCGCCAACCTCGGTATCGAGGTCAAGCCGACCTTGAATCTCGCGCAGATGATGAAGCAAAAAGATGAAAGCGTGACCGGCCTGACCAAGGGCATCGAGTTCCTGTTCCGCAAGAACAAGGTCGACTGGATCAAGGGTTGGGGTCAGTTGGCAGGGCCGGGGCGAGTCAATGTCAGTGCCGAGGATGGCAGTGTCACTAAACTGCAGGCCAAGGACATCGTCATCGCGACGGGCTCCGAGCCAACCCCGTTGCCAGGTGTGACCATCGACAACAAACGCATTATCGACTCCACCGGCGCCTTGTCGTTGCCCAACGTGCCCAAGCACCTGGTGGTGATTGGTGCGGGAGTGATTGGCCTGGAGTTGGGTTCGGTGTGGCGGCGCCTGGGTAGCCAGGTCACGGTGATCGAATACCTGGACCGCATCTGCCCAGGCACCGATGAAGAAACTGCCAAGACCCTGCAGCGCGCACTGGCCAAGCAAGGCATCAGCTTCAAGCTGGGCAGCAAGGTCACTCAAGCCACCGCCTCAGCAGAGACCGTCAGCCTGAGCCTGGAACCTGCCGCAGGTGGGGCCAGCGAAAGCCTCGAAGCAGACTACGTACTGGTCGCCATTGGCCGTCGCCCTTACACCCAGGGCCTGGGTCTGGAGAGCGTCGGCCTGGAAACCGACAAGCGTGGCATGCTCAGCAATGAACATCACTGCACTTCAGTGCCAGGCGTGTGGGTGATCGGTGACGTGACCTCTGGCCCGATGCTCGCGCACAAGGCCGAAGATGAAGCAGTGGCCTGCATCGAGCGGATTGCCGGCAAACCCCATGAGGTCAACTACAACCTGATTCCCGGGGTGATCTACACCCGCCCGGAACTGGCCAGCGTTGGCAAGACCGAAGAGCAGCTCAAGGCCGAAGGCCGCGAGTACAAAGTCGGCAAGTTCCCTTTCACCGCCAACAGCCGGGCCAAGATCAACCATGAGACCGAAGGCTTCGCCAAAGTCCTGGCCGACGCCAAGACCGACGAGGTACTCGGCGTACACCTGGTCGGCCCGAGCGTCAGCGAAATGATCGGTGAGTTCTGCGTGGCCATGGAGTTCTCGGCGTCGGCGGAAGACATCGCCCTCACCTGCCATCCGCACCCGACCCGTTCCGAAGCCTTGCGCCAGGCGGCGATGAACGTCGAAGGCATGGCCATGCAGATCTGA
- a CDS encoding AraC family transcriptional regulator, with protein MESPLLSERSRVFDRADPYAVSTYVNQHVGVHHIRLPRYGHPEACLDHRKFASLDLCRISYGGEVRVMSAALEDVFHLQILLRGHCLWRRGRDERLLGPGELLLINPDEPVDLAYSADCEKFILKLPNRLLESVCDEQRWQRPGEGVRFIQNHYQLLALEGFAGLLAMVCHEAEASEPLLRVQEHYSQIVASKMLTLMPTNVSREALNSQAVTFDRIAGYIEGNLKLDICSEQLARQASMSLRSLYALFERNAATTPKIYIRQKKLERIHACLADSNCPVRSITELAMDYGFVHLGRFSENYKSLFGELPSDTLKRRS; from the coding sequence ATGGAGAGTCCCCTGCTCAGCGAGCGCAGCCGGGTTTTCGATCGTGCCGATCCTTATGCCGTGTCGACCTATGTCAATCAGCATGTGGGCGTGCACCACATCCGCCTGCCGCGTTACGGGCATCCCGAGGCGTGCCTCGATCATCGCAAATTCGCCAGCCTCGATCTGTGCCGGATCAGCTACGGTGGCGAAGTGCGGGTGATGTCGGCTGCGTTGGAAGACGTCTTTCACCTGCAAATTCTGCTGCGCGGCCATTGCCTGTGGCGACGTGGTCGCGATGAGCGCTTGCTGGGGCCCGGTGAGCTGCTGTTGATCAATCCGGACGAGCCGGTGGATCTGGCCTATTCGGCCGACTGCGAAAAATTCATTCTCAAACTGCCCAATCGCTTGCTTGAAAGTGTTTGCGATGAACAACGCTGGCAGCGTCCCGGTGAAGGCGTACGCTTTATTCAGAATCACTACCAGTTGCTGGCGCTGGAAGGGTTTGCTGGGTTATTGGCCATGGTCTGTCACGAAGCCGAAGCCAGTGAGCCGCTGCTGCGGGTGCAGGAGCACTACAGCCAGATCGTTGCCAGCAAGATGCTGACCTTGATGCCGACCAACGTCAGCCGTGAAGCCTTGAACAGTCAAGCCGTGACCTTCGACCGGATTGCCGGCTACATCGAAGGCAACCTCAAGCTGGATATCTGCAGCGAGCAATTGGCGCGTCAGGCCAGCATGAGCCTGCGCTCGCTCTATGCGCTGTTCGAACGCAATGCCGCTACCACGCCAAAAATCTACATTCGCCAGAAGAAACTCGAACGCATCCACGCCTGCCTTGCCGACTCCAACTGCCCGGTGCGCAGCATCACCGAACTTGCCATGGACTATGGCTTCGTTCACCTGGGCCGGTTCTCGGAAAACTACAAGTCGCTGTTCGGCGAACTGCCCTCCGATACCCTCAAGCGTCGTTCCTGA
- a CDS encoding muconate cycloisomerase family protein: protein MSHPLIERISTLIVDLPTIRPHKLAMHTMQQQTLVIIRLQCSDGIEGLGESTTIGGLAYCNESPESIKQNIDSYFAPLLVGQDASNINAAMQRLDKVIKGNTFARSGIESALLDAQGKRLGVAVSELLGGRVRDSLEVAWTLASGDTARDIAEAEQMLDLRRHRIFKLKIGANEVAHDLKHVIAIKRALGERASVRVDVNQYWDESQAIRACQVLGDNGIDLVEQPISRINRAGQVRLNQRSPAPIMADESIESVEDAFSLAADGAASIFALKIAKNGGPRAVLRTAQIAEAAGIALYGGTMLEGSIGTLAAAHAFVTLNKLTWHTELFGPLLLTEEIVIEAPVYRDFALHVPRTPGLGLTLDEERLAFFSRK from the coding sequence ATGAGTCATCCCCTGATTGAACGCATCTCGACGCTGATCGTCGACCTGCCCACCATTCGCCCGCACAAGCTGGCGATGCACACCATGCAGCAGCAGACCCTGGTGATCATCCGGCTGCAGTGTTCGGATGGCATTGAAGGCCTTGGTGAATCGACCACCATCGGTGGTCTGGCCTATTGCAACGAAAGCCCGGAAAGCATCAAGCAGAACATCGACAGCTACTTCGCGCCATTATTGGTTGGCCAGGACGCGAGCAACATCAATGCCGCCATGCAACGCCTGGACAAGGTGATCAAAGGCAACACCTTTGCCCGTTCCGGCATCGAAAGCGCATTGCTCGATGCTCAAGGCAAGCGTCTCGGTGTGGCGGTCAGCGAACTGCTGGGCGGGCGTGTGCGCGACAGCCTGGAGGTGGCCTGGACCCTGGCCAGTGGCGACACCGCGCGAGACATTGCCGAAGCCGAGCAGATGCTCGACCTGCGTCGCCACCGCATCTTCAAGCTGAAGATCGGCGCCAACGAAGTCGCCCATGACCTCAAGCATGTGATTGCCATCAAACGCGCGTTGGGCGAGCGCGCCAGTGTGCGCGTCGACGTCAATCAATACTGGGACGAGTCCCAGGCGATTCGCGCCTGCCAGGTGCTGGGTGACAACGGTATTGACCTGGTCGAGCAGCCAATTTCGCGCATCAACCGGGCCGGCCAGGTACGTCTTAACCAGCGCAGTCCGGCGCCGATCATGGCCGATGAATCGATCGAAAGCGTCGAGGACGCCTTTAGTCTGGCGGCCGACGGTGCTGCCAGCATCTTCGCCTTGAAGATCGCCAAGAACGGTGGCCCGCGTGCCGTACTGCGCACCGCACAGATTGCCGAAGCAGCGGGGATCGCCCTATACGGTGGAACCATGCTCGAAGGCTCCATCGGCACCCTGGCCGCTGCTCACGCCTTTGTCACCCTGAACAAACTGACCTGGCACACCGAGCTGTTCGGCCCGCTGCTGCTGACCGAAGAGATCGTTATCGAAGCGCCGGTCTATCGCGACTTTGCTCTGCACGTACCCCGCACCCCAGGCCTGGGCCTGACCCTGGATGAAGAGCGCCTGGCGTTCTTCAGCCGCAAGTAA
- the benC gene encoding benzoate 1,2-dioxygenase electron transfer component BenC, giving the protein MHKIALNFEDGVTRFIDATADETVADAAYRQGINIPLDCRDGACGTCKCFAEAGRYDQGQEYIEDALSEEEAAQGYVLTCQMRAESDCVVRVPASSQVCKTEQSSYQASISAVRQLSDSTIALSIKGEALSRLAFLPGQYVNLGVPGSEQTRAYSFSSLQKDGEVSFLIRNVPGGLMSSFLTGLAKAGDSMTLAGPLGSFYLREIRRPLLLLAGGTGLAPFTAMLEKIAEEGSEHPLHLIYGVTNDFDLVELDRLQDFATRIPNFSFSACVANPESQHPLKGYVTQHIEPRHLNEGDVDVYLCGPPPMVEAVSQYIREQGISPANFYYEKFAAAAA; this is encoded by the coding sequence ATGCACAAGATCGCCTTGAATTTCGAGGACGGGGTTACCCGTTTCATTGACGCCACTGCTGACGAAACCGTGGCTGACGCCGCCTACCGCCAGGGCATCAACATTCCGCTGGACTGCCGTGATGGCGCTTGCGGTACCTGCAAATGTTTTGCCGAGGCCGGCCGTTACGACCAGGGCCAGGAATACATCGAAGATGCCTTGAGCGAGGAAGAAGCTGCCCAGGGCTATGTATTGACCTGCCAGATGCGCGCAGAAAGTGATTGTGTCGTGCGGGTGCCGGCATCGTCGCAGGTCTGCAAGACCGAGCAGTCCAGCTATCAGGCCAGCATCAGTGCCGTGCGCCAGCTCTCCGACAGCACCATAGCCCTGTCGATCAAAGGCGAAGCGCTGAGCCGCCTGGCGTTTCTGCCAGGGCAGTACGTCAACCTCGGCGTGCCCGGTAGTGAACAGACCCGCGCCTACTCCTTCAGCTCGCTACAGAAGGATGGCGAGGTCAGTTTCCTGATTCGCAATGTGCCGGGCGGCTTGATGAGCAGCTTCCTCACCGGTTTGGCCAAAGCCGGCGACAGCATGACTCTGGCTGGTCCTTTGGGCAGTTTCTACCTGCGTGAAATTCGCCGGCCGCTGCTGTTGTTGGCCGGTGGCACCGGGCTGGCGCCGTTCACCGCGATGCTCGAGAAGATCGCCGAGGAGGGTAGCGAGCATCCACTGCACCTGATCTATGGCGTAACCAACGACTTCGATCTGGTCGAGCTCGATCGTCTGCAGGACTTCGCCACGCGCATTCCCAACTTCAGCTTCAGTGCCTGCGTGGCCAACCCCGAGAGCCAGCACCCGCTCAAGGGCTATGTCACCCAGCACATCGAGCCACGTCACCTTAACGAAGGCGATGTCGACGTGTACCTGTGTGGTCCGCCGCCGATGGTCGAAGCGGTCAGCCAGTACATCCGCGAACAGGGCATCAGCCCGGCGAACTTCTACTACGAAAAATTTGCCGCCGCCGCTGCCTGA
- a CDS encoding benzoate/H(+) symporter BenE family transporter → MKNVFQDFSLSALVAGFIATLISYAGPLVIIFQAAHSAQLSAAELSSWVWAISIGSGVLGVVLSLRFKVPVVIAWSAPGSALLVALLPDIAFAEAIGAYIVANLVILVVGVSGAFDRVVSKLPPAISAAMLAGILFSFGTGLFTSLKSQPLLVLAMFVTYLLFKRMAPRYAVLAVLVCGVSIAVFSGELNSSALVVGLATPVWTLPAFSWHALLSISLPLVMVALTGQFVPGIAVLRNDGYQTPASPIIASNALASVLLAPFGCHGLNLAAITAAICTGREAHDDPRKRYWAGVSGGVLYLLLGVFGATLVSLFTAFPAALIAALAGLALFGAIGGALAGAMSVPSDREAALITFLVTASGMSFLGLSAAFWGLIFGLFAHLLLNLRRPAPQVSRSELRAD, encoded by the coding sequence ATGAAGAATGTATTCCAGGACTTCTCCCTCTCTGCCTTGGTCGCCGGCTTCATCGCCACCCTGATTTCCTACGCCGGCCCCTTGGTGATCATTTTCCAGGCTGCCCACAGCGCACAGTTGTCGGCAGCTGAACTGTCGTCATGGGTCTGGGCGATTTCCATCGGCAGTGGGGTACTGGGTGTGGTGCTCAGCCTGCGCTTCAAAGTACCAGTGGTGATTGCCTGGTCGGCGCCGGGCTCGGCCTTGCTGGTGGCGTTGCTGCCGGATATTGCTTTTGCTGAAGCGATCGGTGCCTACATCGTCGCCAACCTGGTGATCCTTGTGGTGGGGGTTTCTGGTGCCTTCGACCGGGTCGTCAGCAAGCTGCCCCCGGCGATCTCCGCCGCGATGCTGGCGGGCATCCTGTTCAGCTTCGGTACGGGCTTGTTCACGTCGTTGAAGTCGCAGCCGTTGCTGGTGTTAGCGATGTTTGTCACTTACCTGCTGTTCAAGCGCATGGCGCCGCGCTATGCGGTATTGGCGGTACTGGTGTGTGGGGTGAGCATCGCTGTCTTCAGTGGCGAATTGAATAGTTCTGCACTGGTGGTCGGCTTGGCGACGCCGGTCTGGACCCTGCCAGCGTTCAGCTGGCATGCGCTGTTGAGCATCAGCCTGCCGCTGGTGATGGTGGCGCTGACCGGGCAGTTTGTCCCGGGTATCGCCGTGTTGCGCAATGACGGCTATCAAACGCCAGCCAGTCCGATCATTGCCAGCAATGCCTTGGCCAGTGTGCTGCTGGCGCCTTTTGGTTGTCATGGCCTGAACCTGGCGGCGATCACGGCAGCCATCTGCACAGGCCGCGAAGCCCATGACGATCCGCGCAAGCGCTATTGGGCAGGCGTAAGCGGCGGTGTGTTGTACCTGTTGCTGGGCGTGTTCGGGGCAACGCTGGTCTCACTGTTCACTGCCTTTCCAGCAGCCCTGATCGCCGCGTTGGCCGGGCTGGCCTTGTTCGGTGCGATTGGCGGCGCGTTGGCAGGGGCGATGAGTGTACCGAGCGATCGAGAAGCGGCGCTGATCACCTTTTTGGTGACGGCTTCGGGGATGTCATTTCTGGGCCTGTCGGCGGCGTTCTGGGGGCTGATCTTTGGCTTGTTCGCCCACCTGCTGCTGAACCTGCGGCGACCAGCGCCGCAGGTGAGCAGGTCAGAGCTGCGAGCTGACTGA
- a CDS encoding 1,6-dihydroxycyclohexa-2,4-diene-1-carboxylate dehydrogenase: MNRFTNKVALVTGAAQGIGRRLCERLLEEGATLVAVDRSELVHELQGDGVLSLTADLEQYGECSRVMAAAVERFGRLDVLINNVGGTIWAKPFEHYEAAQIEAEVRRSLFPTLWCCHAALPYMLERGRGAIVNVSSIATRSVNRVPYGAAKGGVNALTACLAFETAGRGVRVNATAPGGTEAPPRRVPRNSTEQSAEEKVWYQQIVDQTLDSSLMKRYGNLDEQVGAILFLASDEASYITGTVLPVGGGDLG; this comes from the coding sequence ATGAACAGATTCACCAACAAGGTCGCGCTGGTTACTGGCGCGGCGCAGGGGATCGGTCGCCGATTGTGTGAGCGCTTGCTTGAAGAGGGTGCGACGCTGGTGGCTGTAGACCGCTCAGAACTGGTGCATGAACTGCAAGGTGACGGTGTGCTGAGCCTGACCGCCGACCTTGAGCAATACGGCGAATGCAGTCGAGTAATGGCGGCTGCGGTAGAGCGTTTCGGTCGCCTCGACGTACTGATCAATAACGTCGGTGGGACCATCTGGGCCAAGCCCTTCGAGCACTACGAAGCGGCACAGATCGAAGCCGAAGTACGCCGCTCGCTGTTTCCCACCCTGTGGTGCTGTCATGCGGCGTTGCCGTACATGCTTGAACGCGGCAGGGGCGCCATCGTCAACGTTTCTTCTATCGCCACGCGCAGCGTCAACCGCGTGCCGTACGGCGCGGCCAAGGGTGGCGTGAATGCGCTGACCGCCTGCCTGGCGTTTGAAACCGCAGGCCGTGGCGTGCGGGTCAACGCTACAGCACCGGGCGGCACCGAAGCACCGCCGCGCCGCGTCCCGCGCAACAGCACCGAGCAAAGTGCCGAGGAAAAAGTCTGGTACCAGCAGATCGTAGATCAGACCCTCGATAGCAGCCTGATGAAGCGCTACGGCAACCTCGACGAGCAGGTCGGCGCGATCCTCTTTCTGGCCTCCGACGAGGCTTCCTACATCACCGGCACGGTGTTGCCGGTCGGCGGCGGCGACCTCGGTTGA